In Chaetodon auriga isolate fChaAug3 chromosome 9, fChaAug3.hap1, whole genome shotgun sequence, the genomic window TGATGTCATTAGACAAGCAAAGAGCCATCCATTAAGATGGTTTTCTGAGTGGCTGTTTGATATTTCCCAACAGTCATGGACCTGCGCACACACCTGCGCACAGCACAGGTGTGTGCGCAGGTCCAGGGGAACTGATGGCTTTCTGGGAAAGAGCTGCTCTGAAATGGAGCTGCTAACAGGTCAGAGATATTCCTGTCTCCAGAGTCTGTTCTGAAGCTGGCAGAAAGCTTTTTCACATCACACCCTCTGGGACTGCTCTAATCAACAGGACAGACCTAATCTGGAAACGCTGCCGTTGCTCCAGGCGTGATTTAAGGAATgtaattgttcttttttcttgttcttttatGCCTTTCGGATCTTATTTTATTGTGACGTACACTATATTAGAGCAGGAAGAAAGGGTCGCACACTCCAGCTCCATTTGCATTCCTCTTTAATTCAGACGCCATTTCGGCCCTCAGCTCGTCTTTAACATCAGCCGTCATAGTGGGAAGCAGGCGCTGGTATGTTGTATGGGCTTATATCTCTCTAACACCTCTGATGGTGATAATCATGTCCCACCATTAGGAGAGGAACGACATGAGATTAAAAAACCTTTATCTAAATATCCGGTAGGTAGAGAGACACTGCAGAAAACACTCTGAGTCAcattcagtgcagctgctgacagGATGGATCCAGCTGTGATCCTCCTGgacagtaaaacattaaattacCTCGTCTTAAGGGGAAGTGATACCTTCTCAATTTCAATGCATCCCAGAGATGAAACAGGATGATTCAGTTCaacaaaatgtgctgctgctgctgctgtaaaattCATGCTTTTTGCATCTCAGCAATATGAGTTTTCAGCGCTCTTCTCGTCTTTCCAACATGTGACTTATCACAAGGACAAGTGAGGAGATAAATGACCAGCTTAGTGCGACATGATTCCTTCAAAGGATTCTTTACCTGTGTGAGGTTTTAACACCGACTACAGCCACCACAGTGCTTGAGCAGGTACTAACTGAGGAGAAGATGAGTGCAGCAGCTGGTCTCTGAGGTTTTTAGCTCCTTTATACACACCATGAAAGTCCAGATTCAAGCATATGCCAATGTTGAGTTATTATTCCTTTAATCTTCCCTGCAGCTTTAGAATACTCTGTTGAACATATTATAAAGTAATTTGATTTCACTGTAGGTTTATTTAACAGATCAGATCCATATCTGTCTCTTATTGTAGTAGCAGCATCATTTAGGACagatttcctgtttcctcttccaTTTCACTCGTGTTCCTGTCAATATCATGAGCTTCCTGGCACATACACTATATTAAAACACTATATTAAAACTGTTTACATTGTATTTTGGACGGAGGCATTATTCACAAATGTCTGAGATACAATGAATGAGGTTACACTCGCATCCATTGTATCGGGGAGGCAGCGCACCTTTTGGCCGTGGGTGACTCATGAGACATATTAGTTAAACCCCCGACCCTCcgagagcaaaagagagatgTTATGACAACAGCAACAGGTGGCAGGAAGCTTAACAACTCAGCCAACGTCTGCTGCATTGTGAAGGCATGTGCTCTGCTGCGGCGTATGACATGAAGTCATGGCCTCCCTTTCCCCCTGACATCATGTCTGATGAGCTCGACCCGATCCCGACCACCTGCCCGACctcatcctgcagcagcacacctgcCCGAGGATTCAGCCACTCCGGTGAGCTGCCAAAGCACTGTGATTTATTCTATCTAATTTCCTTTAACCGCTGGGATGCTTTATCATTTCATATAattctgtctgtattttcagtGTTGGTGAGGAcgtggctgctgctggaggcagtCGGGACACAACAAGCCGTCTCATCTTTAACCTCACACCCTCAGATCCTGACTCTGGAAATAAATTTGCTTTGTAGATGTCTCTGCTGCGTTTGTTTCTGTCATGCGAGCGAAGTACAGGAtgttcagtttaaagtgctgcgACTTCACACATGCTAAAATGGAGCTCTATGCCTTCCTGAATCTGCTCCGACTGTCAAACACTCACCTGCTGTAAGCTTGAAAAGCAGCTGCGCAGAGTTTGGAGTTTTGTGGATTAGGGAGGCTGTTGATTCATGGCAGGTACGATGATTCCACTGGTGAAATCACTCATATTTCCAACTTAGAATATCAGCCCTGGTGAGGAAAACTGGCTGTCTTGAGTCTGGTTGTTTGCTTATTGAGGAAGGAACTGCTTGACTGACATGCAGAGGAACCAATCAGTGACCTACAATCCACACTCTGACCCATGACTGGCTCATCAGCTCTGCCAATGAGTGGCAGACTTTGTCATGTGAGGGCTGAACATTGGGCACAATTTGAGCATAATTATTTAAAATAATGGGCTTTGGCTGATATCCATCCAGTATTTTGTTATAATATAACATTAATGTGACACTCTGTGgcagaaatgctgcagtttgtggccTTTTCAAGTCATTTTGTGCAAATAAAAAGGAGATGTAACCTCTACCTTTACATACTACCTTTACCTTTTTTAGATGCACAAAGACAGCATATTGTGTTGGCTAGCTGTCAACGTTTGCAGCAGAGATGAACTTTGACCAGAAGGGCTGCCAGCTGGAGCttgcataaaaacagaaaaacacatccttGAAGgagtcacagaggagtgaaTATTTGCAGGAACTGATACGGGTGAGGCTGAGCTTTAGTGTACTGAGACTGATGCATGCACCTGCTCAGTTAGTTTCGTGGACTGGAGCAGAAGTTTTGTATTTATACATGTTTTAGCAAACAAATGAGCAAATCTGGAACAGACTAAGCGTGTTTGGAGAAGTGGACTTCTGCCAGAAAACtgatcataaaataaaaaagtccATTCAGTTCACTGTGATTGAGAGTTCAATATgcaaaatatagattttttgGAGTGACTATCTCTTGAAACGCAATGAAATGCAAAGAGTCATGAGCCTCCTGGTTTATCTGAAGCTTCTCATTAGTTTTGTCAGTGTCCTCCAGCCACAAACAATCACTGATTACCAAAGAGGTCCATTTATCGAAGGCAAAGGTTTCAGCGGCTTCtcgctcagcagcagcagcagcacagatgttCTGCTGATGCAATTTGTTGAGGCTGAATCTTATTATTTTTAGCCTTAATATCTTAAAGTAGGGTTAGCCCAAGAGTGAGATTTGGCTCATTATTTAACTCTTCAGTGCACAACTTCACTGCTTTGGTTCATTCTCACAGCGTTTTTTtggcaaaaaaggaaaaaaacccTCTAAAATCCGGCTGTGAACTACCAGATATATGCAAAGCCaaatatttctctcaggagtttgtagagaccaaaacagagcaaaaagagagtGATGATCAGAGACATGACTGTTTGCCATGCTAACttaaatatttcagtattttcatttcCAGGTCATTAAATTCTAATGTTTCCGTTGCGTTCAAGTGCCTCCCAAAATAATCAGCTATTTCAGGTTTAAATGTTTTGAGGCTCCaaataacattttattaaacacagaaaataaaacagagtttgTGGGATTTGAACTTGTGACCTCGGCATTTCTTAAATCCTGCTCCAGCCCTGAATATGACCCTCTGATTATTCCCAACATCAGTTTTATAACCTCCAACTCTGTGTCTTTACAATATTTCAGAATGATCCAGAAACGTCAGCTGAAGGTTGAGTCGGGCAGACAAAGTGTCtattttttcctccaaactgCAACTCGATatctttgtgtctgtgggtgaCAGCGGCGTTTGCGGGTGTACttgaacaagcagcagcagtcagagctgctgtcaggatCACACACCAGCGGCGGCgctgaacacactcacaccgctgagagaaacaaactgaagacgGAATCTCAGTTCAGAAGAGACGCTGCGGTGACGAGATGCTCCATCACGCtggcgtctgtctgtctgtctgtctgtctgtctgtctgtttgggACATGCTGTTACAGTAACTCAAGAACAACAGACCGTATGAACTTTAAAAAGTCTGCAGCGCCGCAAACTCCACACACGAGATGATCTGATTAGACTTTGGAGGCTGCATAAATTTGCATTTCAATGTGGAAAAAACCAATGTCTTTGAAACGACTGTAACTTCTCAGTGCGTTCAAGAGGCAGAGTTCAGACCACACTGATAGAAATCTTTGCTCATCATTTGTCTTAATGAGCAGGCTAATTAGCATAACTGGCTGCGTTTAATTGATCAGTGCGAGCTCTGGCACCTCTTGTTGTCTGATTGGGTTTGTGGGGACGGTGAAGTGATGTTGCATGTCTCAAAGTATCTGCTACGATAAACAATTCACTCTACATTTAGGATTAAAGGTCGAGCCGTCGAGCTTTCATGTAAACAACCTAAgtcatgtttacattcagcgtCTGTCACCAAACCTCACCGAGTGCATCGCTGAGCGCTAACAAACATGTTGAGTGCGTTTCCCTCCTCAGGAAACCTTTGCTAAGCTGATTTTGTAAGTATCCCAGCATCGTTTACATCCACATTTACTTCCTCTTCTTTGACTTTGCTGGCTCATTACTGCCCCCGCAGGTCAGGTGTCAGGAAACGTGCACTGCATCACCTCAGCGCCTGCATGTGCATCCTTGTGCAAGCCTCTGATTGTGTACAATGACGACATGCAGCCGCTCTAAATGTTTTAACAACCGACCCTGCAGAAGTTAAAGTCTTCTCAACTTGGATGCAAGCTTTTGCTGTgcttttcattattattttcctttaaattgagtattttttatattgttttataaTGAATTGCCTTACAGTAAAGGATTATAATGCATTTTCCACCTCTGCTAACTTCAGATAGAATGCTTACTGATATGGAAATATACATTAAATGTGCGCTGAGGGCATGCCAACAGCTGAAGCACCTTTGTGTAATAGGAATCTATCTGTTTACAGCatgaatggctctaatgagGCTGGCTCTCGACGTGTTAATATCTTCCTCAATCACTGACCTATGCCGAGGCTTGAACCTTTGCCCTGGCAGCGTTTGCTTTCCTGACTTATTAACATATGGCTTCAGTGCACACAAAGGAGGAATAATATCGGGAATATTTGCAAGCGGTGCGATAAAGACAGAACCACAGACTAATACATATTGGCCAGCAGGTTAACAAGTCCCCTGTCTCCGAACCACAGCAGCCTTCTGCGACACGCTGGAGACAAAGCACTGTTGTCCAGAATAATAACGATGAAGCTTCTGAATAATGAAGACGGAGTCGGAGCGTGATAAATACTGACTGGTGCCGCGCAGGTTAGCAGGTAGAACAAAGTATTAGCTCTGCCAGAGTTAACGATCAcgctcttctgggtgtgaagatGTATGCAACTTGACAAAAGCCTCCactgaaacacatcagcagcagcagcagctgcggaGTGATGAGCCACAGCTCTCAGCCCCTGGAGGGTTTCAGCCCAGCTTACCTCCAGGTCCCAGACCACAAGCTCAGTTTGTAAGTGAGATCTGAGCGGGGCATCCACTGAGGACCTGAAGTGTACAATTTGCATCATTCTTGCGGCAGGAGAATGATAAAGTGAGAGGATTTGCTGTTGGTGCAAGAGATCAATAAATAGGGGCGATAAAACAGTCTGATTTACCTCTGTGTCTATAAATCTACAGCATAAGTGTATCTAGTGACCTTCTGCAGGTAGTTTTATCTGTCCAGATTTAGAGGGATTTCTGTTTCCGCCTCAAGACAACGAGAAAACGAGTACAAACTCCTTTTCTTTACTAAACACAGTTCTGTCGTGACACAGACATCAGCCCTTTGTTTGTGGACTACCGTCTGGAAGTCTCTGCGTTTGTCCGTCACCATGTTGGTTTTTGAGTCAGATGTGACTGCCCTGCCTTCGTTACCATtgttcacattaactgtgagaGTAAATGGGATGCTGATTTTGGCTAGCAAACAacaggctttaaaaaaacacagtgtggaaGAGTCAAAGACAAAAGCATGGACGATGTTCAAAGTCACGCTCACGGCTATTTAAATAAACTTCTTTTTAccttgtttttaaaagaaaccacCCCACAAACTGGTAGAAACTGTGTGACTAATCCACACACTTAACATGACTTCAAACACCGttcatgttgtttctgttcattttttcctttgacATGTTTCATTATCTTCCACCCCATCCTGAATTTtcacctgatggtggcgctagaagAAAGGTCAGGGGACCATAAAAGTTCTTTCATTTAACTTTCCCTGACTTTGGATGTTTTTATCTGTAGAAAAGTTATCGCTAAGTTACAcgaaaaaggacagaaagaggaggttACAATAGAAAGAATGAAAATCAGCAACAGGAGCTCAGCTTGAGGGAAAgcctttagaaaaaaaaaaaaactttactcAAAAGGAAACACCTGAATGGGAGACTGAACTGATTTCATTAGCGATAGAGGTAAATATATCAGAGATAAAAACCTGCCTGCCATACTAAAGCAGGACAGACGGGACAGTTTCATAAAGGGACTTTGGTACAATGGCTGAAACGCTGAGAAAATGTAATTGAAATGCAGCACGGTTCACTCGGGGCGGCAGGTAAATGTTAAACTCCTAAATCAGGCCCTCCAGCTCCATTTCCCCATGTGGGAGACCTTTACAGCACATCAGCAGGGTGGGATTTTTTTATTGTCATAGAAAACAGCATTTGGTTGAGCAAAGAGGCGAAAAGCTGGAATAAAATGGaagctcacctgctgctgtgagcggCATGCAGCCCGGTGTTTACTCCCCTCCTCACCTTCAACAATTGCTCATCATTacgagccttttttttttggatgaggcgttcgagtgtgtgtgagctgcctaAAGTGGTTAGAGTGGAGTTTGTTGGACCGAGTGTGTGCAGGACAGTTGTGTTCATTATCCCGTAATGATGCTGGAGACATTTACGCGGCAGTGACGAGATTTGGAGAGCTTAATGATCCAGATGCCATTAAAGTTAAGTTGAAGGGGAATGTGATGCGACTGGGACTTTATGGGGTTTTTTGTGCGCCGCTCGCTCGCTTGTTTGTTTCAGACTAtttttatttgctgcttttccttcagtgACGTCCTGAGTTCTTCCAAACCTCGATGTTccctgttttgcttttgtttgctgtttttctgacagcACTCGCTTCTTTcttgtcatgttgtttttacatttgttgGCTCCAgatcttctgtctctctctttcttttactCGAAATGCCAGAAAATATCCCACTCAGTTCCGCTATAAACATGCCCCATTTTTCCCTTAAACTATTGGCAATTTCATCTCATAAATCAATGCATTTAAATACAGCAGCTACTTGAAAAAAGTGCATACTTCATATTTCTTTATCACTTTATCTGCCATCTTATATCAACAACCGACTGACTCATCGTTAAATCTATTAAATGACAAGAAAATAGTTTTAAATGCCCGTCACAGGTTCCCAGAGCCTGAGGTGATGTGTTTAAATGTCTTGTTGTGAACACCGACCTGCAGAGATGAAGGGGAAAGTCTTCGGTGCTGGACTTCAGAACAGCTTCACATTCAGAAACTGAAACTTGCATTTACAACCTTCTGAATCAGATCAAGGATCATGTAAAACTGGTGTCTTCTCGGATTAAAATGCTTGATGTTTAGCAGCTCGAAGGGCGTCTTCACAGCACACGCTTGAGATGTTTTGCATTTGATTTTTCACCAGTGCGATCCTTGAATAATGGGGCTGCAGGCGCTCATAGTCGAAGCTGAAAGCAGCATCTAAGTGTAGAGTCGCCAATCAGACACATGATCCTGAGTATTtccaagacaaacacaaataactGGAGCTTCTTCACCTCTCACAGTCCATGTGTTCACGTTCTACCTTCTCATGACccgtctgtctgcaggaaaCGCCTTCGTGGTGAGCCTCGCCCTGGCCGACTTGGTAGTCGCCATCTATCCCTACCCGCTGGTCCTGACCGCCATTTTCCACGATGGATGGATCGCCGGCTACATCCACTGTCAGATCAGTGGCTTCCTCATGGGCCTCAGCGTTATCGGCTCCATCTTCAACATCACAGGCATCGCCATCAACCGCTACTGCTACATCTGCCACAGCCTTAAGTACGACAAACTGTTCTCCAACAGCAACACCATGTGCTACGTCGTGCTCGTCTGGGCGCTCACCATCCTCGCCATCGTGCCCAACTGGTTTGTGGAGTCGCTGCAGTACGACCCGCGGGTGTACTCCTGCACCTTCGCCCAGTCTGTGAGCTCGCTGTACACCATcacagtggtggtggtgcacTTCATCCTGCCGATCGGCATCGTCACCTACTGTTACCTGCGTATCTGGATCCTCGTCATCCAGGTGAGGCGGAGGGTCAAGCCGGACTCGCGGCCAAAGATCAAGCCGCACGACCTTCGCAACTTCCTCACCATGTTCGTGGTGTTTGTGCTCTTCGCCGTCTGCTGGGCGCCGCTCAACCTGATCGGCCTGGCGGTGGCGCTGGATTCCAGGCTGAGCCGGGCAATACCGGAGTGGCTGTTCACGGCCAGCTACTTCATGGCGTACTTCAACAGCTGCCTCAACGCCGTCGTCTACGGTGTCCTGAACCACAACTTCAGGAAGGAGTACAAGAGGATCGTCCTGATCATCTTCAAGTTTCACTGCTGAGACGATTCACCGAGGGGAGGGCGGAGGCAAAGAGCGCGGGTGTTTTTAACGTTTGTGACATGAAAAAGCTATTAAAAAGCGATGAAAAAGAAGAACTTGACCTTgacaaggagaggaaaacagtgcTAATGAataggagagaaaacaaatagaAGTGCTGTAGAAAGACGAAAGTGAGAAAAATAGAAGAACTTTAATAGctggaggtgtggaggaggagaggtggagggtaGAGATGGAGTGAAATAAATGATGCCACACTGAGAGTTATCAGTGATGCCTTCAGGGAAATCAAGAGACTTaaaaaaatagagagagagggaggcagaccAGCGCCGGGGAGTCACTCTTTAAACTTAGTAATGTGTTTTATCACAACTTtttttgataatgaaaataaattgttACTCACGTTTTTACCAACTTCAGTCCTGAATTCGATGTTGGATTATTTAAACATTGTGATTATCTTCTTCCCTCTGATTCATTTGGATGCACAGAATCTTCTGTGAACTGATTTCAAGGCAGAAATACTGTGATTGTCTTTTAGAGGACAGTGGATGTCAAGGCTGACTGTTCACAGAAGGAAAATCTGACGCCGCCGCTCAGAACGAAGAGCGTTTCAGCGAATAAAGGAGATTATTGAATTGGTGCTTTTTGGGAATATTGAGTGGAGTTATACACGTTTGAATTAAACGATCAGAGGTGCTTCACACCTGTCAGACTTCTCGGCTAAAGTTCTGTTCGTTTACAGTAATTATTTCGATGTTTTAAATTTGACATTGATGATTTTTTTGGAGTAACAAGccaagcaaagaaagaaaaagatgtgagGATGAAAGA contains:
- the mtnr1al gene encoding melatonin receptor type 1A-like; translated protein: MLNGPTFRDHDPMRLVDPRHLPQLMSLEDHEPTMVEGTLVPRNSTPAGEEGAPGQQHQSFPWVVTVLAGVLITTIVVDVIGNLLVIVSVFRNRKLRKAGNAFVVSLALADLVVAIYPYPLVLTAIFHDGWIAGYIHCQISGFLMGLSVIGSIFNITGIAINRYCYICHSLKYDKLFSNSNTMCYVVLVWALTILAIVPNWFVESLQYDPRVYSCTFAQSVSSLYTITVVVVHFILPIGIVTYCYLRIWILVIQVRRRVKPDSRPKIKPHDLRNFLTMFVVFVLFAVCWAPLNLIGLAVALDSRLSRAIPEWLFTASYFMAYFNSCLNAVVYGVLNHNFRKEYKRIVLIIFKFHC